In a genomic window of Wyeomyia smithii strain HCP4-BCI-WySm-NY-G18 chromosome 1, ASM2978416v1, whole genome shotgun sequence:
- the LOC129726886 gene encoding translation initiation factor IF-2, mitochondrial: MLSIRLMISRLGNETIRHCITRQRPMVGGFRTSSVDLKRRQTAEERKAPRVIDFSAKNGKSDAVDKVVDVWRNMTVQELAKSCKLNLEHVQEVMLYVKGVQNIDADARIEDQKIIKEIANKCGLRTKTVAAPGLEKQIEIKDRDVLPRDPPAVENLLERPPVVTVMGHVDHGKTTLLDSLRGASVAAGEAGGITQHIGAFTVELDSGEKVTFLDTPGHAAFSAMRARGAHLTDIIVLVVAADDGVMEQTKEVLNLARECSVPIIVAINKIDKPGANADRVKKELAQHGVALEGFGGDTIAVGISALHGINLDELTEAVSTQATLMNLKGEYVGMMEGVVVESKLDSHRGKLSTAIVTRGTLRKGSVLVSGLAWAKVRGLFDHAGQPVAETTPGMPVEILGWRELPSAGDIILEVESEKIAHSVMRWREAQAKHEKAEGDKDAIQLKQLQHDEQYRAEREQRRQSGFFRRRNRGPRPKESEPEDPTPRVNVIIKGDVHGSVEAILDVLETYDGNKHCRLDVVHYAVGDVTQGDLELAKLFKAIIYAFSVKAPEKPPKGVEVRPVNIIYRLVDDLKKEINAKLPLVDVEETVGEANVLQLFEINEGRRKVNVLGCRCSKGVLKKTSKCKVLRNGEVIANGLKLESMRHLKNEVDSIKKDVECGLRLDDQQLEVRAGDTIVCYKINHEPQQTDWDPGF, from the exons ATGTTATCTATAAGGCTGATGATCAGTAG GTTAGGTAATGAAACGATTCGACACTGTATTACCCGGCAAAGACCGATGGTGGGCGGATTTCGGACTAGCTCTGTTGACCTGAAGCGAAGGCAGACCGCCGAAGAAAGGAAAGCGCCACGCGTGATAGATTTTTCTGCTAAAAACGGCAAAAGCGATGCAGTTGATAAAGTGGTGGATGTTTGGCGTAATATGACTGTTCAGGAGCTGGCCAAATCCTGTAAGTTAAACTTAGAGCACGTGCAGGAGGTAATGCTATATGTTAAAGGGGTGCAAAACATCGATGCTGATGCTAGGATTGAAGATCAAAAAATTATCAAAGAAATCGCTAACAAATGTGGCCTCCGAACCAAAACAGTGGCCGCTCCGGGTTTGGAGAAGCAAATCGAAATTAAGGATAGGGACGTGCTCCCACGGGACCCTCCTGCAGTGGAAAATCTCTTGGAGAGACCTCCAGTTGTGACGGTAATGGGCCATGTCGACCATGGTAAAACCACTCTCTTGGACTCATTGCGTGGAGCCTCAGTTGCGGCTGGTGAAGCAGGTGGCATCACCCAGCATATCGGAGCGTTTACTGTAGAACTAGACAGTGGCGAAAAAGTGACATTCCTGGATACACCTGGACATGCGGCTTTCAGTGCGATGCGTGCTAGAGGAGCTCATTTGACGGATATTATTGTGCTGGTTGTGGCTGCCGATGACGGTGTCATGGAGCAAACCAAAGAAGTTTTGAACCTGGCACGAGAATGTAGTGTACCGATTATAGTAGCCATTAACAAAATTGACAAGCCGGGTGCAAACGCAGATCGAGTGAAAAAGGAACTAGCGCAGCATGGTGTGGCTCTGGAAGGGTTTGGTGGGGATACCATTGCAGTTG GCATCTCTGCTTTGCATGGTATTAATCTAGATGAGCTGACTGAGGCAGTCAGTACCCAAGCAACGCTAATGAATCTTAAAGGGGAGTATGTTGGGATGATGGAGGGTGTGGTAGTGGAATCCAAGCTTGATTCACACCGTGGCAAACTGTCTACTGCGATAGTGACTAGGGGAACACTAAGAAAAGGTAGCGTTTTGGTAAGTGGTTTGGCGTGGGCTAAAGTTAGGGGGCTCTTTGACCACGCCGGTCAGCCAGTGGCTGAAACTACACCCGGAATGCCGGTAGAAATTCTTGGATGGCGAGAGTTACCATCCGCTGGGGATATCATTCTGGAAGTAGAATCGGAGAAGATTGCTCATTCCGTGATGCGATGGCGAGAAGCACAGGCAAAACACGAAAAAGCTGAGGGTGATAAAGATGCCATTCAATTGAAACAGTTGCAGCACGATGAACAGTATCGTGCCGAGCGGGAGCAGAGGCGACAGTCTGGGTTTTTCCGACGTCGAAACCGAGGACCTCGTCCAAAGGAATCGGAACCGGAGGATCCTACACCCCGTGTAAATGTTATTATTAAAGGAGATGTGCACGGTTCGGTTGAAGCGATCCTAGATGTGTTGGAAACCTACGACGGGAATAAACACTGCCGGTTAGATGTTGTGCATTATGCCGTGGGCGATGTAACGCAAGGAGATCTAGAACTGGCGAAACTTTTCAAAGCTATTATCTACGCTTTCTCGGTGAAGGCACCTGAAAAACCACCGAAAGGAGTTGAGGTTCGACCAGTTAACATTATATACAGACTTGTAGATGATCTCAAGAAGGAGATTAACGCGAAACTGCCTTTGGTGGATGTGGAGGAAACTGTAGGAGAGGCCAATGTGCTACAGCTTTTCGAAATCAACGAAGGCCGTCGAAAAGTCAACGTCTTAGGATGTCGATGTTCAAAGGGTGTGCTAAAGAAAACATCCAAGTGCAAAGTGCTGCGCAACGGAGAGGTCATTGCTAACGGATTGAAGCTAGAATCTATGCGACACTTGAAAAATGAAGTTGATTCTATCAAAAAGGACGTTGAGTGTGGACTACGTTTGGATGACCAGCAACTAGAAGTCCGCGCAGGTGATACAATAGTTTGTTATAAAATCAATCATGAGCCGCAGCAAACTGACTGGGATCCTGGTTTTTAA